Proteins encoded in a region of the Gammaproteobacteria bacterium genome:
- a CDS encoding ABC transporter permease has translation SLGLGLALLFAFSLSWVMAVLGLLVKNPEAAQSAVFLPVFPLVFASSVFIPTQTLPTWLQGFANNQPITVLTNAIRGLVLGDGVLPAGQTVAGEVLTSLLWIAGILVVFAPLAVRVYRKTVA, from the coding sequence TGTCTCTCGGACTGGGATTGGCGCTGCTCTTCGCTTTCAGCCTGTCGTGGGTGATGGCCGTTCTTGGACTGCTGGTCAAGAATCCGGAGGCCGCGCAGTCGGCCGTGTTCTTGCCGGTGTTTCCCCTGGTCTTCGCGAGCTCGGTGTTCATTCCGACGCAGACACTCCCCACGTGGCTTCAAGGGTTCGCCAATAACCAGCCGATCACCGTGCTCACCAATGCCATCCGGGGACTCGTCCTCGGCGATGGGGTGCTCCCGGCAGGCCAGACGGTGGCCGGCGAAGTCCTCACGTCGCTGTTGTGGATCGCGGGCATCCTCGTGGTCTTCGCACCACTCGCCGTACGGGTGTATCGCAAGACGGTCGCGTAG
- a CDS encoding heavy metal-binding domain-containing protein — translation MIITTADAIEGRSIAKTVGLVKGSTIRARHVGKDIMAAFRNMVGGEIVEYTKMMGESREQALARMIEDAEQQGANAIVGMRFTTSMVMQNASEILAYGTGVVLEGVGRRDPA, via the coding sequence ATGATCATCACCACGGCAGATGCGATCGAAGGCCGTTCGATCGCCAAGACGGTGGGTCTGGTCAAAGGGAGCACGATCCGGGCACGGCATGTCGGCAAGGACATCATGGCGGCGTTCCGCAACATGGTCGGGGGCGAGATCGTCGAGTACACCAAGATGATGGGGGAGTCACGCGAGCAGGCGCTCGCGCGAATGATCGAAGATGCGGAGCAGCAAGGTGCGAATGCCATCGTTGGCATGCGGTTCACGACATCGATGGTGATGCAAAACGCATCGGAGATCCTTGCGTATGGGACCGGCGTCGTCCTCGAGGGAGTTGGAAGACGTGACCCGGCCTGA
- a CDS encoding NAD-dependent epimerase/dehydratase family protein, whose amino-acid sequence MRVLVLGGTAFFGRAVVEQLYDRGDDVTVFSRGNTRPEWWGSIGHVTGDRTDAASLEQLRDEPFDAVIDNIAYAGGDVDSLLDVIAPTVGHYVLTSSSAVYNTARGYAPYGEDDVDRAFRPPADEGVSPGWAYTIGKLTAEQALVDRTDVSWTIIRPPIVLGPNDPTLRGWFYFQRLLDGGPLLLRCCGERSFRIVFSQDLARGYLRVLDTPDAKGRVYNIAQQEVVRMRDFLAAAAEGLDVPLDVVNITGRDLSHVALEYSDPYDQLSNFIPSVERAERDLGYHSTPFKDWVGETARWYRDHYDGANSLGYERRDDEIRLARDLAYYRR is encoded by the coding sequence ATGAGAGTGCTCGTGCTCGGCGGCACCGCGTTCTTCGGACGCGCCGTCGTCGAACAGCTTTACGACCGTGGGGACGACGTCACCGTATTCTCCCGCGGCAACACACGGCCTGAATGGTGGGGGAGTATTGGTCACGTGACCGGTGATCGCACCGACGCTGCGTCGCTGGAACAGCTTCGCGATGAACCGTTCGATGCCGTGATCGACAACATCGCCTATGCCGGAGGCGATGTCGACAGTCTGCTGGACGTCATTGCACCAACGGTCGGTCACTACGTGCTGACGAGCAGCTCGGCCGTCTACAACACCGCTCGTGGATACGCGCCGTACGGCGAAGACGACGTCGATCGAGCGTTTCGTCCGCCCGCCGACGAGGGGGTGTCGCCGGGTTGGGCGTACACGATCGGCAAACTCACCGCCGAACAGGCGCTTGTCGACCGGACCGACGTCTCATGGACGATCATCCGACCCCCGATCGTGCTGGGTCCCAACGATCCCACTCTCCGGGGGTGGTTCTACTTCCAGCGCCTCCTCGACGGTGGACCGCTGCTGCTTCGTTGCTGCGGGGAACGCAGTTTCCGGATCGTCTTTTCGCAGGATCTCGCCCGAGGGTATCTGAGAGTTCTCGACACGCCCGATGCAAAAGGGAGGGTGTACAACATCGCGCAGCAGGAAGTGGTGCGGATGCGGGACTTTCTTGCCGCTGCGGCGGAGGGACTGGACGTGCCTCTCGATGTCGTCAATATCACCGGGCGGGATCTTTCCCACGTGGCACTGGAGTATTCCGACCCGTACGACCAGCTATCGAATTTCATCCCGTCTGTGGAACGGGCCGAACGCGACCTCGGCTACCACTCGACACCGTTCAAGGACTGGGTGGGTGAGACGGCGCGCTGGTACCGGGACCATTACGACGGCGCGAATTCGCTCGGATATGAACGCAGGGATGACGAGATCCGTCTGGCCCGGGACCTCGCTTACTATCGCCGATGA
- a CDS encoding YHS domain-containing protein, giving the protein MAGDPVYRMQVEESTATWVSEHQGNTHYFCTPGCKDAFVENPEQYVSD; this is encoded by the coding sequence TTGGCAGGCGATCCTGTCTACAGGATGCAGGTAGAGGAGTCCACGGCGACGTGGGTCTCTGAGCATCAGGGCAACACGCACTACTTCTGTACTCCCGGGTGCAAGGACGCCTTCGTCGAGAACCCCGAGCAGTACGTTTCGGACTGA
- a CDS encoding DUF1992 domain-containing protein, with translation MGPASSSRELEDVTRPESESVAEREIREAMERGEFDDLEGAGRPIPGLDGNYDPAWWARTWVRRARAQDAAWGLRRRIREQRFARFDSDLDRQQQVEALNAEIEVVNADLPRNEQIPVLHIEDLQ, from the coding sequence ATGGGACCGGCGTCGTCCTCGAGGGAGTTGGAAGACGTGACCCGGCCTGAGTCCGAATCTGTCGCGGAGCGCGAAATCCGCGAGGCGATGGAGCGTGGGGAGTTCGACGATCTCGAGGGAGCCGGCCGGCCAATTCCCGGTCTCGACGGTAACTACGATCCTGCGTGGTGGGCACGCACCTGGGTCCGGCGGGCTCGGGCACAGGATGCAGCATGGGGGCTTCGGAGACGGATCAGGGAACAGAGATTCGCTCGGTTCGACAGCGACCTGGATCGACAACAACAGGTCGAGGCGCTCAACGCCGAGATCGAAGTCGTCAACGCCGACCTCCCTCGCAACGAGCAGATTCCCGTTCTGCACATCGAAGACCTTCAGTAG
- a CDS encoding alpha/beta fold hydrolase, which yields MTLVHVGDLEMYYETLGSGDPVLLLHGLGSNSKGWVLQREPFAARHRVILTDLRGHGRTGRPPGPYSVPMFAADVLGLLDALEPAAVNVVGLSMGGMVGFQMAVDHPDRVKSLVVVNAGPAVVPSTLRDRFDLWQRRILVNLLSMNKIADTIGNRLFPEPGQAEFLRMFKEGFLENDKATYKAATRALIGWSVADRIGEISCPVLVISADQDYTPVSVKQEFVNRMPTARLEVVEHSHHATPIDQAETFNELVLSFLAQVG from the coding sequence ATGACCCTGGTACATGTCGGGGACCTCGAGATGTACTACGAGACGCTCGGATCTGGAGACCCCGTCCTGCTGCTGCACGGGCTCGGGTCGAACAGCAAGGGATGGGTGCTGCAACGAGAGCCGTTTGCTGCTCGGCATCGCGTCATCCTCACCGATCTTCGGGGTCACGGTCGAACCGGCCGTCCGCCCGGTCCGTACAGCGTCCCCATGTTCGCCGCCGACGTACTGGGACTTCTGGACGCTCTGGAGCCGGCTGCCGTCAACGTGGTAGGCCTCTCGATGGGCGGCATGGTCGGCTTCCAGATGGCTGTCGACCACCCGGACCGGGTCAAGAGCCTCGTCGTCGTCAACGCGGGCCCGGCCGTGGTACCGAGCACCTTGCGAGATCGATTCGACCTCTGGCAACGCAGGATCCTCGTCAACCTGCTCTCAATGAACAAGATCGCCGACACGATCGGCAATCGGCTCTTCCCAGAGCCGGGACAGGCCGAGTTTCTCCGAATGTTCAAGGAAGGCTTCCTGGAGAACGACAAGGCCACCTACAAGGCGGCCACACGGGCCCTCATCGGCTGGAGCGTCGCGGATCGTATCGGTGAGATCAGCTGCCCCGTGCTGGTGATCTCGGCCGACCAGGACTACACGCCGGTGTCGGTCAAACAGGAGTTCGTGAACCGCATGCCGACCGCACGGCTGGAAGTGGTAGAGCACTCACACCATGCGACGCCGATCGACCAGGCGGAGACGTTCAACGAACTCGTCCTGTCGTTCCTCGCCCAGGTGGGCTGA